A stretch of DNA from Ovis aries strain OAR_USU_Benz2616 breed Rambouillet chromosome 14, ARS-UI_Ramb_v3.0, whole genome shotgun sequence:
ACATACCCtttaatccagcaattccactgctaggAATTTACTTCTAGATCAGTATCAGAGAAGTTGCTTAAGAAGTTTGTGTAAAGATACACATCACAGTACTGTTTGCAAAACCAAATAAACGGAAATTACCTTCAGGACCAAGTAAACTATGACACATCCACACATTAGGAGTAAAGATAAGAAGGCTGCCTCGCATGTGATAGGAGATCGCTGTACAGTACAATGCATTCTGTTACAAGACACACAAATTGGAAAACTTCCCTTGTAGACAAAAAAAACAGACTCAGAATTCCCAGCATCATCCCCAAGCCACAGCTCTGGCCCACACTGCTCCTCGGAGCTGGGTCCGTCCCTCTGGAGGCTGCAGCTGTTCCTAGCCATCCTGCCCGCCTTCAGAAGACTGAGTGGGAGGAAGCAGACACACCCCAGAATCCCAGAAAGTGACCTTTATTTTCCAAACAATTTTATTGAAATGTGCCAAGAGTACATGGGCAGCACAAATgtatgaacaggaaaaaaaaaaaaaaatcacatgtacaataatttttaaaaagtgaaggttAATCTTGGGAGATATCagttccccttcccctccccctttaGACTTTCAGCCAGTCCATTATGGTTAAAGCCTCTACTAAACtagcatttaaaaaaaggaatacaggaacatttgcagaaaagaaaaaagaaacaaaacagcataaaagaaagaaatgttttcctgCTCAGATGGGACTCTTCTTAGGCACCTAATTAGGAGGCGTGCTGAGCGGTGGAGAAACACAACTTCAGAGTGTACGGGTATggcccatctgtaagagagagagccACATGACTGGGCCCCTTTCTGgagcctccccactccccacgTTTCCCTGGTTTTGCACACATCTTTTTCTGCAATTCGGGGGTCTAACTCATCCTTGCCAGTTTTGAGATTCAAAAACAAGCCAAATCCACAAGGCATTCCTCCTTCTGTTCCTTAACTGCAAGGAGGAGCCCATTCCCAGCTCTTTAGCTGGTGCATGAGGATAGGCCTGCCCAGGAACTGGGTAGGTGAATTTTACCTGCTGGCTAGCACACCCCCCCTTTTCCTGGGTATTATGTGAGCCAGCCTCTGACGCACACAGAATGCCAGCTCCCTGGAGAACAAGCCTAAGCAACTCCCAAGCTGGCAGAGTGGGTGGCTGCAAGCGGCTAGGCTGGCCCTCCCATGTGGAACAGCAGGCTGCTCTCCTGGCGACCAGGTCCCACCTGCCTGTGTCAGCGACAAGGAGGAAATCTCTGGGGCCCTGTCTTGACGGTAGGAAGGACGGCTCTGGCTGGAAGCCAGCCAACCCACTAGGCCACAAGGGGGATGACTGCAGGACACACAGATACTCACTTGGGTTTTTCATCTGGTAATGGTTCAGGAAACCCAGAGTCTCCAGGGCATCACTCTTGGATTCCCACTCCAGCAGTCCAGAGGAGCTGCGTTCACCTGATGGGAAAATGAAGGTTTTAGGCTGATCTGAGCAGGAGCCAGGGAGCTGCCTGTGTACAACCAGGGAACGGTGGAGGTAGGCGAGGCATTTCACTCACTTTTGCCTGAGAATACTTTCACAGAAGATGGCCGCTTCACTCCCAACTCATCGCAGATCTgcaacagagagagaaaacagactcAGGGACACAAGAAGTGCGACACGGTGGAATGCAAGCCCACAACCAAATACCTGCATTTTTCTGGACAAGGAGTTGCTAAGCTTTTCTCACACACTCTAAGGTATCCCTATGATCCCCCTCCCCAAAGACTGAAGTATTAACACTCTATTATGTTGTCAAACACTGGAAAACTGCTTTTTACATTTCCCATCTTCAGCTGTAATTTGGGTGTGTTGCAGGTACTAggtaaatgtttgctgaactgaatagcaacacCTCAGGCCAGAGTAAGGCCCAAAGTCCAAATCAGCAGTCAGACTCCCACCCTTCCCTGAAACTACCTAGTTCCCGAGGCAAGACTGGGCTCCAATCACCAACCTACCATCTAGACAAGGAAGAATCCCTCGAAGCAGATGAGCAGCCCCTCTACCTTGCCGAAGATGCAGAGAGCACAGCAGACTCCACTGCTGCTAGGTGCCGTTCTGAGCCTTTCTTGGTCCCTGACATGTGCCCAGCACCCTACCCAGAGCCCAAGAGTGCGAGCTCAATAGAgatttgttaaaaaattaaaaaagaaaacggaTGGCCTCCTCAGATGGCTGTGCTGAGGGATCAACTCTGCAGCACCCACCTCAAAGAAGTTCTCTTCAGTCACCTCCAGAGGGGCATTGAAGAAGTGCAGCACGTTGCTAGGGTGCTGGATGCGGTTCTTGGCTGCCTGCTCTGGAGTGGAGAACCGGTTGTTCCTTGATTCACTGAAGTCTTTGTAACTGCAGGACCCGTCTTCTAGCCCATATGACTGACCGGGCATGATGGCTGGTTGCTTGGAGACACTGACAGACAGAAGCGGAGCCCCGTGAGACCTCAAGCTGTCCCCCACCTGCTACTGTGGCTTTCCCATCTGACAGCACTGTGTGCCTCGCAGGGCCCTGCTCCACAGCGACGAGAGGCTAACAGACACTTCCAGCACACCCAATGCCAGCCTGGCTAAGCACCTGGCTGCTCTGTGTGCCTCTGACCCCTGTCCAGAGTGGGCTccattgcccttcccttctcctcagTCCCTCTCCACACCTCCCAAGCCCACAGAGACCGGGTATCTACCAGACATTCAGCTTCTGCCCAAACATGAAGTTGTTGTTGAGGTGAGTGATGGCCCGGTCCACAGCATAGCCATCCGCCATCTCCACCATGGCAGCCCCCGGCTTGCTTTTCATGAATTTCACCTTGAGAAGAGCAGCCAGAGTCAGCACTACTGGCCAGGTACCAGAGACCCCTCTCCTGACCCTTCCTAGTTAGTTAAAAGCAAGTCAACTCCTGCTCTGGATCTAGGCTTCTACCTCACTTGTTAAGACAGGTGGACAGAGACACTGGCCAAGTCAAGTCAAGtcaagtcaagtcactcagtcgtgtccgactctttgtgaccccgtggactgcagcccaccaggctcctcagtccatgggattctccaggcaagaatactggagtgggttgccatttccttctccaggggatcttcccaactcagggattgaacccgggtctcccgcattggaggcagacgctttaacctctgagccacaagggaagcaggtGCTGAGCCCAGGTTGGGCAGCAGAGACTCACTCGGCACTATTTCCCTAATGGCGGGACCCAACCCATGAATGGGTCATTTAATGAAGCACAACAGAAAAGCGGCCACAGGGGGTAAAAAGCACCTACTCCCACCAACACAGGATACGTACAGATACTGAGCTGTGGTTGTTGTACAAACACTGAAAACAGAAGCATCAGCTAGAAGTCCTGCTTCCACATAAAGGCATGTGAACCTGGCAAGCTATCTGCTGCCCCCGACGCTTTCAATTCCCCTGCTTGTCTCATTAAGGGTTCTTATAATGAATTTAAGCAACTCACAGC
This window harbors:
- the HNRNPL gene encoding heterogeneous nuclear ribonucleoprotein L isoform X3, with the translated sequence MPKKRQALVEFEDVLGACNAVNYAADNQIYIAGHPAFVNYSTSQKISRPGDSDDSRSVNSVLLFTILNPIYSITTDVLYTICNPCGPVQRIVIFRKNGVQAMVEFDSVQSAQRAKASLNGADIYSGCCTLKIEYAKPTRLNVFKNDQDTWDYTNPNLSGQGDPGSNPNKRQRQPPLLGDHPAEYGGPHGGYHSHYHDEGYGPPPPHYEGRRMGPPVGGHRRGPSRYGPQYGHPPPPPPPPEYGPHADSPVLMVYGLDQSKMNCDRVFNVFCLYGNVEKVKFMKSKPGAAMVEMADGYAVDRAITHLNNNFMFGQKLNVCVSKQPAIMPGQSYGLEDGSCSYKDFSESRNNRFSTPEQAAKNRIQHPSNVLHFFNAPLEVTEENFFEICDELGVKRPSSVKVFSGKSERSSSGLLEWESKSDALETLGFLNHYQMKNPSEYLCVLQSSPLWPSGLAGFQPEPSFLPSRQGPRDFLLVADTGRWDLVARRAACCSTWEGQPSRLQPPTLPAWELLRLVLQGAGILCASEAGSHNTQEKGGCASQQVKFTYPVPGQAYPHAPAKELGMGSSLQLRNRRRNALWIWLVFESQNWQG